The Mammaliicoccus sciuri genome window below encodes:
- the pcrA gene encoding DNA helicase PcrA, with amino-acid sequence MNALLDRMNDEQKQAVKTTQGPLLIMAGAGSGKTRVLTHRIAYLLDEKDVSPYNVLAITFTNKAAKEMKERISHLVGPEAESIWISTFHSMCVRILRRDIDRIGIERNFTIIDPTDQKSVIKEILKKQNIDSKKYDPRTFIGAISNLKNELKTAEDAEKEVSDFHANMVASVYKGYQEKLLRNHALDFDDLIMMTIQLFNRVPEVLEYYQNKFQYVHVDEYQDTNKAQYTLVNLLASKFENICVVGDSDQSIYGWRGADIKNILSFEEDYPNAQTIFLERNYRSTKTILTAANEVIRNNAERKPKALWTDNNSGEKIKYYEATTERDEAEYVIRQILKKKQEGYKNQDIAVLYRTNAQSRVLEETFMKSNIPYTMVGGTKFYDRKEIKDILSYLRLISNSNDDISFERIINVPKRGIGPTSVQKIAQYAAMNQLSYFDALGEVDFIGLSKKVTEEGAAFYEMMNNFMQQQEFLSVTEIVEQILEKSGYRRMLENEQTIESQSRLENIDEFLSVTRDYEKNTPVEEQSLMNFLTDLSLVADVDDADLEAGVTLMTMHSAKGLEFKVVFIIGMEESIFPHFRSLQSGEEHEMEEERRIAYVAITRAEEELHLSHATTRTLFGRSQANLKSRFLKEIPEDLLDGVKPKTSFKQKQTSTPKRSFAGRMNTKQKPETSWNVGDKVTHKSWGEGMVSAVNDKNGSVELDIIFKKEGPKRLLAQFAPIEKKGE; translated from the coding sequence ATGAACGCATTGTTAGATAGAATGAATGACGAACAGAAACAAGCAGTCAAAACAACTCAAGGGCCATTACTGATTATGGCAGGTGCAGGTAGTGGTAAAACGAGAGTATTAACGCATAGAATTGCGTATTTATTAGATGAGAAAGATGTTTCTCCTTATAATGTTTTGGCGATTACATTTACTAATAAAGCAGCTAAAGAGATGAAAGAAAGAATTAGCCATTTAGTTGGTCCTGAAGCTGAAAGTATTTGGATATCTACATTCCACTCAATGTGTGTAAGAATCTTAAGAAGAGACATTGACCGAATTGGAATTGAAAGAAACTTTACAATTATAGATCCGACTGACCAAAAATCAGTTATTAAAGAAATATTGAAAAAACAAAATATAGATAGTAAAAAATATGACCCAAGAACATTTATTGGTGCGATTTCTAATTTAAAAAATGAATTAAAAACAGCAGAAGATGCTGAAAAAGAAGTTAGTGATTTTCATGCCAATATGGTCGCTAGTGTATACAAAGGCTATCAAGAAAAGTTGCTTAGAAATCATGCATTAGACTTTGATGATTTAATCATGATGACAATTCAATTATTTAATAGAGTGCCTGAAGTTTTGGAATACTACCAAAATAAATTCCAATATGTTCATGTCGACGAGTATCAAGATACTAACAAAGCACAATATACGCTTGTTAATTTATTAGCAAGTAAATTTGAAAATATATGTGTCGTAGGTGACTCTGACCAATCAATTTATGGTTGGAGAGGTGCAGACATTAAAAATATTTTATCATTTGAAGAAGACTATCCAAATGCACAAACAATTTTCTTGGAACGTAACTATAGATCAACAAAGACGATTTTAACTGCAGCAAACGAAGTGATTCGTAATAATGCTGAACGTAAACCTAAAGCATTATGGACTGATAATAACTCAGGCGAAAAGATAAAATATTATGAAGCAACAACTGAAAGAGATGAAGCAGAATATGTTATTCGTCAAATATTAAAGAAAAAACAAGAAGGTTATAAAAACCAAGACATAGCCGTGTTATATCGAACAAATGCGCAATCACGTGTACTTGAAGAAACGTTCATGAAATCTAATATTCCTTATACAATGGTTGGCGGAACAAAGTTCTATGACAGAAAAGAAATTAAAGATATTTTGAGTTATTTAAGATTAATTTCAAATAGCAATGATGATATCAGTTTTGAAAGAATCATTAACGTACCTAAAAGAGGTATTGGACCGACATCTGTTCAAAAAATTGCGCAATATGCAGCGATGAATCAATTGAGTTACTTTGATGCGTTAGGAGAAGTGGATTTTATTGGTTTATCTAAAAAAGTTACTGAAGAAGGCGCAGCATTTTATGAGATGATGAACAACTTTATGCAACAACAAGAGTTCTTATCTGTAACTGAAATAGTAGAACAAATATTAGAAAAATCTGGTTATAGACGTATGTTAGAGAACGAACAAACGATTGAATCACAAAGTAGACTTGAGAATATTGACGAGTTCTTATCAGTAACAAGAGACTATGAGAAAAACACACCAGTTGAAGAGCAATCATTGATGAACTTCTTAACAGATTTATCACTCGTTGCAGATGTTGATGATGCAGATTTAGAAGCGGGTGTAACATTGATGACAATGCACTCAGCGAAAGGTCTAGAGTTCAAAGTTGTATTTATCATTGGTATGGAGGAAAGTATTTTTCCACACTTTAGAAGTCTTCAATCAGGTGAAGAACATGAAATGGAAGAAGAACGCCGAATTGCGTATGTAGCTATTACGAGAGCTGAAGAAGAGTTACACTTATCTCATGCGACAACTCGTACATTGTTTGGTAGATCTCAAGCGAACTTAAAATCAAGATTTTTAAAAGAAATTCCAGAAGATTTACTGGATGGCGTGAAACCAAAAACATCATTCAAGCAAAAACAAACATCAACACCTAAACGTAGTTTTGCAGGTCGTATGAATACGAAGCAAAAACCAGAAACATCTTGGAATGTTGGGGATAAAGTAACTCACAAATCATGGGGTGAAGGAATGGTAAGTGCTGTGAATGATAAAAATGGTTCTGTTGAATTAGATATCATTTTCAAAAAAGAAGGACCAAAACGTCTATTAGCACAATTTGCACCTATTGAGAAGAAAGGGGAGTAA